The following is a genomic window from Miscanthus floridulus cultivar M001 chromosome 14, ASM1932011v1, whole genome shotgun sequence.
TAATCTAGATACATGGATCTTCGGGTCAATAAATAGAATATATAAGATGACGGAGGAAGTATATATGTGCAGCCACTAGcaagctgccacgtcaccctcttATTTGGCCAGCCAAACCAAAGCCAGGCCACCAAAACGTTCAATCATGACTTGCCACCAAAGTCAGGCCAGGGCCAAAAATTTTAGAACGAGCCAAAACTTGTAGAGAACTAAATATTGGCCAAATTTTATAGACACCTCAAAATTTGGTCAGGCCTTTACCGGCACCAAAATTTGTGAAGACGATGACAAAGCCCAAAAGAATGTCTCACTGTCCTGAGGAGACCGAAGTGGAACGTTCGGCTTACcgtatattcggcttgttcggcttgttttttcagccggaacagtatttttttctcacaacaattcagccataacagtgtttttcagctagtttcagccaaaattcagcaagccgaataGGGCCACACAAGTCGTAGACAGTATCCTAATTTGAGGACAACAATATACAGAGAGCCGAATCTGAGACAAATCTACAGTTCTTGTTTGCTTACAAACACCACCAGATGTCACCATGCCGTTCTCAAAGACTGCAAAGAAATCTCCACAATCTCATTTGGTCAATAACATCCACACATGCATTTTGTCTGGGTTTACTTGCTGCTGCAATGGTATGGGCTGCTATCACCATTGCTGTCACCCGCTGGCCTCCACTAAAACTCGGTTTCCATAGCCATGCCATCTAAGGTCCTAGACGGCTGGACCTGTCAATTCAAGTTGCACAGAAACCTACATCAAAACTCAGTTTCCATAGGTCCTGGAGTTCATTCAAGTTGCACTGAACTCATCAGACCCAACAATTCTTCATCGAGTGGAGGTCTGGGGGAagaaagtttgggatttggatgCTTTTCTGCTATCAACTTTATCAAACCCCAGTTGCTTGCGAGTTGCAATGTTCTGACACCACATTGTTGCCATGTCAGAGTTTATCCTGTAAAACATATATACAAGATACTTAATTGACTTTAATTTAATGgaacaggcattcaggctccaaCATAGACCCAGCAAAACTGATGCAAATTTTTAGAAACCATTCACCAGAAAAATAAATATCCAGCAACTCTTACTTGGTTTAAAAAAGTTTGGCAACAGGATTAGAGTAGAAAGGTAACAAGCATTCATTAAGACTGACCGAGCGAGTGCCGAGTGGTACAACCGTACAAGTGTTTAAAGTCTTGAATGGACCACTAAATACTTATTCTACATGGATGCTGCTTAGTTACAGCTTCTTTTTGTTCTCCATATATTCAAGCACAAAGGCTTGTTGTACTTTCATATGTTGGACAAATAGACAGTCTGATACATCATTATTAACCTTTTTCTTGTGTACTTAGAATTTAGAAAGTGTACTGACATGTGGTTTCAACTTAATGTTATGCTTAATGATGTGGCTGACTGATTACCCAAAACCAGCCACAAATACCTTGTTATGTAATTCTACATTGATTTTGACATTTGGGGGATATGTGATCAACAAGTTGCACATTAAGTATGCTCAGACGGAAACTAAACCACACGAAGAGTTGAAGGACCACCACGGATGTACTTTTTACTAAATGAAATAAAAATCTAGAACCTAAGGTGCAAATAATTTGACATTCACATGCTCACCTTTAGTAGCTTCAGCCATAGAGGGCTACAGGCAGCACCATACAGGCTGTCTACTGAAGTGACAAAGACTTCATCACAGAAATGATCTGGCATCTTCAAACTAAATTGTCCTTGTAAAGTCAGGTGGAGGACAGTCTGAAAATTAGAATATTATCATTGCTTAACGTGGTACAGTAATGTTGGATACTGCTAATACTGTAATAATTAACATTTACCTTCTCATGGAAATCATTTCATGTTGAAACTAGAAAAAATGGCGCGGCGTTGCCGCCCCAGCCGATGTTGCCATGTTGGGTTTGTGGAAGCTGAGTAGAGCACTGAGATCTTTACCTTGATATAAATCTCTGCAAATCCTCCTCGAAAAAATCATGGCAAATCTCTTGCTGTTCTTTTTGTTAAAAGAAAGAAAGGTAGCAAGTCATTTGAGTAGTCAAGTATAAACAATTACTAGATCTTGAGACGCTATGGCTGTAGCCGAACTCTAAAATTCAGCAAATTATCTGAGTAGGCAGTGCGTATTCTAAAAATAGGtgaaaatatgtataaatgcagtatactggaatgtgttaagagtgATGTAGTGTAGCACACCAAAATTTTGGGAAGTATATTGATTGACCCAACATACAAGTACTCAAATTTAAGAAAACAATACCATTACATAGATTTCTTGATCTGCCAAAGGTGTTCATAATCCAAGAGGATTAAATAACTAAAAGAACTTTACATCGCAAGAGTGCTCCATGCATCAAAAGTTTCAGTAACCAACATTTCACTAACAGTCCAAGAACTTGACACTTCATGAGACCCAAGCTGGAAGGATCGTAATGAGCCAGTGCCATTGGGATTCTATAGTAACCGGTGTGTAACGATGGAGTGTCCCTTAGATCTTAATTGTTACCTGCATGGACATAATTGATTTGCAAGAGTCTAAAGTTAGTTCCAATAGTAGTTTTCTTAATTTTACTCAGAAAATTGCATGTCTCTTCTCTTAGTTTGCTCTTTGTTGGTAGATAACTGAATGAAGTACAAACATCTTATTCAGATCACGGGGAAAAACAACATAGTCCACGAAGAGTAAATTCAAAAGGTAAAATATGGTTTTACACTGATAATGTCAAGTACAGAAATGAAGATTAAATCTAATGTGAATAGTTGTGAATAGTTGGGAAAGTTTGATAAATATGATTGGCATTTCTCTATGTCTGAATTATTagtaacacttagaaattttcctaCTAAAATTTAAAGCAAATGCAGGTACAGGAAAAATAAAATTACTGAATAGTTGGGAGGAGATTTCACAAGGCTGAGGACAAATCCTACCAATGGGATAGGGATTAGGAACAATAGCTCACGTATCTCATATCTGATTGATGGATATAGGAAACTGAAATATTGGATTCTAATCAAGTCGCTCACGTCAGATTGATCCAGGGGGACTATCAGAAGCACTAAATGGATGTCTATACGTGTAAAAAAAATTGAGAAAAAGAAACGGCGCTTACTTAAGTCGTTGCAGTTGGATGAGTTGAAGTCGTTCACAGTCACACTTCCTTCCACCGGCTGGGTACGCAACCAAAGCCGGCGTCGTTGAAGCTGGGTTAGTTGGGGCAGATGCCGGAGTCGAGCAGGCCGATGATGGCGTCCGCCGCAGGAGACGATAATGGAACGTCGGTGGGTGCCGCGTTGCTGACGCGCGGGGGCCCGGCTGCGACTGGGACGCGAAGCAGGGACGGAGGCAGCCCCGAGCAGTGCCCATGCGGTCTCGGCGGCGCACGGCGGAGGGTAAGCAGAGGTGGAACAGAAGGGGAGCAGCGTGGCTATGGATTGCAAGGAGCGGCAAAGCTCGTGGTAGTAGCAAAATTAGTGGCTGCGCTAGGGAATCTGCAAGGTGATAGAGGATTGGGAAGACCGGAAGAGACGTTCAGGAAGAAATAAGCCTGAACGAGGATGGTAGCCTGTTCTGGAAGCTCGTGGACATACCTAGCCCAAGCTGTTGTACGGCGTCCGATCTATATCCAATGGCCAAGAAACTTTCGTTGATGTGGCCCAATGGATGGCCTGAGCTTGGCCCTGCTTTCGTCTTGTAGAGATGTCCAAATGTAGTTGGTCTGTTCTCTGCTACCCAATCCAAAATAGATATTGCATGCCAATCATGACAGCTGATAATGCTGCTAAATCACATTTCCATCGCCAAAGAGATGACAAAAACATGACTAGACCGGAGACCAAGTGGAGTCAAGAAACTGGCCTAGTAGATTAGTCACCTGAAAGGAAAACCAAATATCTCATTCTTTCAGTGTAgcttttgataaaaaaaattatatatgacTATATGCAGATCAGAATGGATGCTCTATTATTCTATTTAGTTAGCACTAGGAGTAAAAAATAGGAAAATATATGGTAAGTTTTAATGAGACACACTCTGCTCATCTCAACAGGATAAATACACAATACACCTTCTGTCATAAGTCATAACTCATAAGTACCATCTACTGTCCTTGCACCCATAGCACAGAATGATGCTAAGAATATGATTCTCCTGAAGAATTTACAGTTTAACATTAGGCGTACCTTTCGTCCAGAATCTGGCATAGATTGATCATTCATTGCATCATCTATCGTGACATCCTCGTTGATGTTTATAGCATCCCTTTGAGATCCCCGGCCAGGATTTCTTTCATAAGCAATAATCTCTTCATATGCCTTCTGTAAGATATCTTTTGCTGCTTTATATACTGCCTCCGATCCAGCTCCTTTCTCAGCACATCTGATGGCATCAGCACATAGGGCATTGTAGCGGCTTGTGGTGGACTGAGAAGCATCCTCATCGTGAGTATTGTTGTTATTATCTTCTAACAAAGCATCATCATCTCTTGCCCACCTTGTCCAACGTTTCATAAAATATTCAGGTGGAAGTGTCCGCGGATCAACTATTATGTATACTCCAAGAATATGACGGCACAATATACCTGAGAATTCAAAATACTTGCAACTACAGTTTGCCATCTTATTGGAAGCATTGTAAGTCACATAGAATGTGTCCGATGGATCTTCATGTTTTGTGATGCTGTATTTACTTATGCAGCCATCTTCAGTCTTCTGAATGATAAACCCCAGAGACTCTGTAAATTCCTCCTGAAACTTACTGAAGACTGCTTTGGTATAGGTGCTTGCTGCCTGTTTTTCTATTAGTGATGCAGTTTTTGTAGTTGCCTTATTTAAGCTGGCATCCATATCTGCTTTTGCTTCATCCTCATATCGGCCTGCCAAGCTCGAATCAAACTGATTAAGAAAAACTTCAAGCGTTGTTTTTGAATTGAAATATTTCTTATAGAAATCATTCATGGTTTCCAATTTCCATGTGGGAGATGTTTCTGCAAAGAATGTATCCATCAGGTAAAAAGGAACCCACTTTTGGCGGATATTGTATATGGCTTGAAGCCATGAATTCTTTCTCAAGTCATATCTATCAATGATTGACATCCAAGTTGTTTCGAAGGACGAGATGGTTTCAGACTCAAGAACACAGCTCTCAAGCTCGTCTCTTAGGGTTGGATGCTCTGAGTATGTATGGGTCAGCTTTTGCTTGGTTCTACTCAAAATATTCCACTTACAGAAACGGTGACAGGAATTCGGAAAAACCTTCCCAATTGCAGCCTTCATAGCCCTGTTTTGGTCAGTGACCAACGAGCATGGCGCCTTACCTCCCATTGCCGCTAACCATGTTTCAAATAGCCATATAAATGAGAACTCCGTCTCTTCCATAAGCAACGCACATCCAAAAATAACAGGCTGCAGATGATGGTTGACTCCTGAGAAAGTAACAAAGGGCATCATATACTTGTTCTTCTTGTACGTCGTGTCGAACGTTATAGCATCCCCGAAATGCCGGTAAGCTGCTTTGGCCCTAGCATCAGCCCAGAAAACATTCACCACACAGCCATTCTTGTCAACCTGTATAGCATGGCAGAATGCAGGGTCATTGGCTTGCATCTTCTTGAGATAATCAAGCAGGCCCTGAGCGTCCCCTCCTTCCCCAAGGACATTCTGCCTGAGAAACGCCATCTCGTCAGGCCCCACCATCGTGGCCTTATCAGAGCCGCCACCAAGCAAACCTCTCGCACGAAGGTACCCAACCTTGGCACTACAAGTTCCCAGGTCATGGTTGTGAGCCTTCTCAAGCTTGGAGACAACCCAGTGGTCCGCCTCCCGAACCACCTCCATCATAGCGTTGCAACCTTCCCGCATAGACATCCGCTCACGCTTCCTCGTCGCGTCATCCGGCGAGGTCTGTTTCTTCTTGTACATCCCTTCCCTGGAGCAGACGAACCTCTTCATGACGACAACCTCCTCCGTGCCCTTGGACCGCCGAGACCTGCCGACACGGAAGGGGAAGCCGAGCCGCCTGGCGTACTCGTTGTAGAACGCCTTGGCAGCCTCATCGGACTCGAACGTCATGCCGAGCACGGGCTCACTGGGGTCCTCGGCTGAGGGGAAATCTCTCGTGCCATCTGGATCCGTTCCGGCCCCGACTGACCCTCCTTCCCCGACTGCAGTACCGAGGATGAGACCGTCGCTGTGGACAGGACGGGCATTGGTGTCCAGAGACATGAGGCAATCCACATAATCGGCAATCAACTCGTCGCCTTCCGTCCTTTCCCCCTCCATGGCCATTACCATCTGCGTGTGTTCAAGAATTCAAGATCCCGTACGAGCATCCATCACCACAGTTACACTGTTGCTGAAACCAGTAAAAAAATCGGAGTGAGTAGGCATCTACACTTGTGATTTGgccagatccgaatacaaattgCTAAATAGCTCAAGTTAGGGTTCGCGTGCTCAAATTTGCGCAGCAGGAAAGGAAGAGAAAGGGGTGGGCATACCTGGTGCGGTCGGTTCTCGTCGCCGGAAAGGGGCCGACGAAGACCTGGCAGCTGGGCGTAGGGCGGCGGTGGTCCTGCTAGTTGTCGCACAAGCGAGGGTGCCTTTTGGTTCGTGGGAAATGGGCACTGGGATAGGGAAATAGCTGGTGGGACAGATTTTAGGGTTACTTCACAATTTTCGaagtttataattcacctatttTAAAACGTCATTATAATTCGTTTTTCTACGCCGTCTGGGTGCCTAGGCCCACTGTCAGACCATTTTACGCGTACGCATCTTTCGTATAGACCAAAACACTCCTGCTGTTTCTCTCTTCCTCacctcactgacatgtgggccccacaaGTCAGATTCTCCTTCGACCTTCGGCCATCCTCCACCACACAGCAGGCGCAacacggggcggcggcggcggtggcggcctcGAGCTAGAGCAGCTCGTCGCCCGCGGCGGAGAAGACGAAGACATGGCCATAGGAGTCCCCCAACGACGAAGTACTTGGTGAGCCCGTCGGGGTCCTCGCATGGCAGTGTGGCCGCCACCGCGGCGTACGCGCCCACCCCGAGCCGCATGGCCGCCGTGAAGTGGAAATGCTCGAACCATACGGGACTGCGCTTGGTGACCGCCATGCCCTGCGGGGAGCGTCGGTCCTCGACAGCCGCCGCCACGGGGGCAGCCAGTGGCGGGGGATCCCCGGGTCTGTGGATCTGGCCCGAGCGCGGACTTGAGCAAGTGGACGGACCTCGCGAGCGACTCTACTAGCTCATCCATCCTCGCGGGCTGCGCCGCGTGCCACTCCAGCAGCGCGGCCTTAGCCGCCGCCTCCACCGGCGCTTCCTCCGACGCGGCGACGAGCTGGAGGAGGTGGAGGGCAGCGATGCGGTGGGGCATGGCCCGTCGACAAGGACTCTGTCGTGCTGTTTGCTGACGCCTCCACGTGCAGCGCCGCCGACACCTCCCCCGCCCCGATGACCAGCCTCTGATTGAGCACCCTACGGTAGCCGAGTTGGAGATGCTAGCAGCATAGAGGACGGAGAGGTAGGAAGCAGGAGCCCGATGTCTATCTTTGGCCGCGACAGTGGTTAGATGCACGGGGGGTGGCGAGGGAGATGGGAACCATCGGCAAGAGAAAGGAGACGAAGGGGCCTACGTGTGAGTGAGTAGAGAGAGGGGTGTAGGTGAGGCTAATATCGTCCATACGAAAATACTGTATGTCGCGTACATCTGACAGTGGGCCTCGGCATCTAGGAGATGTAGAAAATGGCATGAATCATGTAGacgaagaattataatggcaagTCCCTAGATTTTATCCCTCGTTTGGATGGTGGGAAAAGGAAATGAAGCTATATTTGGATTGGGAAATCTCAACCCGATGGGAGGGTTGGGTTTTGACGAGAAATGAGATCCGCTCAGCACCGCGAAACGGAGCAGGCAGCCGCCGCGCCGTGAGCACGGGCAGACGCTGCGTCGCGAGCACGAGTAGCAATGGCTCACGGACGCCGCGATGTGGGCTGGAGCAGCGACTCTAGCTCCGCTCTCTCCTCTCCCTTTGCTCCCTCTTTCTTCTTCGGCTGCTATCCCGTGGAGGCGCGACACCTAGGGAGCCTCACGGGCGGACGCCGCTGCCCTGGCTGGCCGCGAGCCGCCAGTGAGCGCGCGGGGGAGGCGCGGGCACGGCCCCTCGCGTGGCCTCGCCCCGGCTAGCCGCCCCGCCACCGCTGGTCGAAGGCAGCCGTTGTTCCGCTGGCTGGGTCGCCACCGTCGCCAGCCCCTGCGGCTTGCGGGCACGGGTCGCTTGAGGATGACTGGATGAGACGATGATTGTTTTTCTAATTACATTAATCTTGTGGGCTCCACTCAACCCAAACCCAAACCGGCTCCATCCAAATAAAGGATTGGGCTAGAATCATGTATCTATGACCCTAACCCAGCCTATTTCCTTTTCCCTTACCCAGCGTgaattttttaacacttttttaaactattttcaaatctgacactgtttattttttttttccaaaactaacacttttagccgTGCCTATTCGCATGGCGTGGCAAAATCAATCTGTCGCGTCATGCATGGCAGCGCGGCAAGGGCAATCAACGgctgcggcgaccgctgacgtggcaagtCTGACGCACCACCCGTCACGGCGCGATGGGCCTGTCGCGCCACGTATCACAGCGTGGCAGACCTGCTACTCCTACTTGCCTTGTACTTATGCTGTTGTGTCTGCACACAAAGCCTGTATGGCCCTATAGGCTGGCTATGGTAGAGCAAGCTAGGAGGAGACGTGCACACAGAGGCATATGAGTGATGTGACACTACGGTAGCGCAGGTTTCGCCATTGTGACCTGACACAGTGACACCTCTCCCTTGGTCTCTGACTTGCTTTTGGACTGTGCACTTGACGCAGCATCATTGTGACATGCATAGTGCTTGAGAGCAGCTCACGAGCTACTAGCATCTAACTGTGTGCCTCGTTGAGAGTAGACAAGAGAGTGGTggattggtcttgcttgtgcctagggtataagcggggcgtgtgtttcggggtacccagctatgatacattggttcgtgaatcgccgtgtgatacagtacgacttgtctatgatctaacACCGtaataagaactgaaagatgaaatgcaatgaatggatctgattgctcaactcttgcttgaaagtagaacatgtgcttacatagaatgattagctaattaactaatcatgactgctaataaaaacaCATAAATAAGAATTCACTACTAGTGATGTTTTTTGCaaaaaagaaacccagcaaaccataaagattatcatatcatttggagtcgggaaattattcccactagtaaCCCACTGCTCTCAACGAGGCACACAGTCAGATGCTCGTAGCCCATGAGCTGCTCTCAAGCACTATGCATGTCACAATGACGCCGCGTCAAGTGCACAGTCAAAAAGCAAGTCAGAGACCGATGGGAGGTGTCACTGTGTCAGGTCACAATGGCGAAGCCTGCGCTACCGTGGTATCATATCACTCACATGTCTCTGTGTGCACGCCTCCTCCTAGCTACCATAGCCAGCCCATAGGGGCATACATGCTTTGTGTGCAGGCACAACAACAGAAGTACAAGAAGAGTAGGAGTAGCAGGTCTGCCACGCCGTGATGCATGACATGGCAGCCCCGCGCTGTAATGCGTGGTGCGGCAGGCCCGCCGCGCCGTGACGGGTGGCGCGTCAGacttgccacgtcagcggtcgccgcagcCGTTGACTGCCCCtgtcgcgccgccatgcatggcgcgacagagTGATTTTGCCGCGCCATGCGAATAGGcgcagccaaaagtgttagttaaaaaaaaaaaataaacaatgtcagatttgaaaatagtttaaaaaaatgttaaaaataaaaaaaaattccccAGCGTGCATCCAAACACCACCGAGGTGAACTGGAGAAGGAAAACAGCAGGTGTGTGTGAACGCAGGAGTAGGGTTGGCCGAGCCTTGCTTCTCCGGGCGCGCGCTACTGGGCTGGGCTGGTTGCTCATTCTTTTtcggttttccttttttttcttttttcttttttgcccTGACACTCGGCTCTCCTTTTTGTTTCTCATAAAAAAAACTCGGCTCTCCTTTTTTTTCTGTTTTCATTTTTTCTTCCAACTACTTTCATTATCATAATTTGTGAGTTGTAATCATGTTTATTGTTTTCATATCCAATAGTGATTTTTCCATTTTCTATCACTAGCTTATGGTAAATTCTGTTATTggtctttttattttttgttttgattcatttttatataatCCTTTTATTTCACATAAATATATCACAAGCATTTTTCCCAAAATGTAGCATTATCTCGTAAATGCTGGAATAAATTTCTCTAAATATGGGAACATTTTGGTCATGAAGCTAGAACATTTTGGTCAAAAGGTCACGGAGTTAGATCTACGTCCTAGACCGAGTCTTGTGTGTGCTGAGGTGTCTCTCATGGTTTGTTAGATCATCATATGGGCACTTAACCAATATATGAACATCAAAATTTGTGTCCCTCTTTAGTACAACATTtcctaaactcaatttcaaaaacaaagatgaacttagcACTATGTATTCTTTTGCCATATACCATCAACTTTGAGGGGTTTAAAAGCCGTTCACATCTCATAAACCTTATTAAGAAGCCCTTAATTATTTGTAACTAATAAACCAAAAACCCACGAGGTCTATCACAAGCCCAGTTCCACTTGGTTGATTAATGACTAGTAGTATTACTGGCCATTTATATACTGTCAAGACATTTAACTAATGAGAATAATTTTATTAGAGATGGTGGTACACTTTTTCTGGAAGCTTGGTCATGGTTAGAGAGTATTTTCTCGGAATAAAACTAAAAATAAAGCACCTCATATTTTGGAACATGGAAAGTAAGGACTAATTATATATCAAGTTTTAAATATTTGTGGTTTTGTTGGAAAACTGGGTTTTCAACGGGTATAAAGCAGTGAATTCTTCACCTAGGCGGAGGCCCTAGGCGACGGCTGAGAAAGTGGTAGGTGGACCTAAGCACAATTAGGGTTTTATAAGTGCATTCACCAACTACCTTTACATAGGATCTGGCTCCCCCTTTTATAGGAcattattttctactatttcaTTATACATCACTGCCCTATGCCAGCTAAGGTACATTCCTAGAATATCCTAAGACTAGTTCAAATCTTCAGGGGCATCTCGGGTCTTTTTCTTCTGCACCGCCTTTGCATGTCGGGCCTCAGCTGTAGGCCCATGGGAGGCCCATTTCCAACTCTAGGCCGTAGTGCTGTAAGAGCTCCCTTCTCTCGGGCGGGGATCACACGGCCTTTGCCTGAACCACCTGAGCCTCTGCCTACGCTCTGCGACCTCCGTCGAGGAGCTCCTCCGAGTACCTTCGGAGTCTGCGCTTGGACCTCCGCCTTTCCGGTGGTCAGAGATGAAGTCTTTCCTTGGCGTTCCTACGCTTTGACCTTCGCCAAGCCAGCGGTCGGACCCGATGGCTCCTCCTGGTATACCTGCGCATCATGAAACATGTAAACAGTTGTTGTTACGTAGGGGCCTCCGCTACTCATATGTCTATGTCCCAACAGTTCTCCCCTTGAGGGCATGGTCTGATGCGAGCGGGCCATGACCCTTAATTTCATCGTTGATATTGAGCTGCGGAGGCTTCCCCTCTTTCCCCCTTGGGTCGCCCGGATCAGATTGTTGTGGTTGTGGTGTGTCGCTTTCTTATTGGTTGCGGTGGCTCTAGAACCGACGCGTCGCCGAACGGATGTGACCGTTGAGCGTGGGAGTTGAAACGTTGATCCGTGGCCTATATAAGGGTGCTGTAGGTGAAGGCTCCCTCACCCCCGTACGAGCTATTGCTTTCACCTGCTAGCGCCTTCTTAGTTTTCCTTCGCCTACTTAACCTTCACTCAAGTTCGTTGTGCCTTTGCTTCTCCAAGCTTATTTTGGTGCTTCTTCTTCTAGTTCCCACCCGCGTCGGGCTTCCTTGTTTGGCCCTTAATCTTGCCTACTCGGCGTTAGGGCTAGCGGTTGGTCCCAACGCTTCGAGGAGTGTATGCTGGCTAGTGTGGAGGCTATTGAGTTGGAGGAGGATCTTGTGAGCATCGAAGCCTCCGTTGGTGATCTAATTACTGTCGAAGAAGCAGAAGACATGGCTAGCGTGGGCATGACATGGGATTTTGGGCCTTCGGTCATGACGAAGGATATGATTGAGGCTTTGGAGAAGGAGGGCTATTTTGGTGTGGGGAAGGCGAAGCCTCCGTAGGATGAGACGGTGCCTAAACCATAGGCTGCTGATGCCATCGTTTTTCGTGATTTCTTTACCTACGGCCTTTGCTTCCCTACTGCATGGTTCCTTCACCATATTTGGGAGGCTTTTGAGGTACAACTACACCATCTTACTCCAAATGGTATTCTTACTTTGAGTAAGTTTTGCTGGGCTTGCATGTCTTATGGTGCGGAGCCACACATTGGCACATTTTGTGAGTATTATGAGCTTCAACGACAACCCAAGAAGGTGGGCGAAGACCAGCTTGTTGCCCAGTATGGTAGCTGTGCCTTCATGCCTAAGAGGCAATAGAAGGGCGAGAGATTGCAGATTTCTTTTGCCTAGAAGAATAAGTGGAATAAAGACTAGATGCAGTATTGGTTCTATGTCAGGACTGACGGCATGACCTCTACGGATAGTGAAGGGAAGAAGCACACTCGGTATCCGTTGGCTTTGGTTATGACTTCGATGTAGCC
Proteins encoded in this region:
- the LOC136504378 gene encoding protein FAR1-RELATED SEQUENCE 5-like, which encodes MVMAMEGERTEGDELIADYVDCLMSLDTNARPVHSDGLILGTAVGEGGSVGAGTDPDGTRDFPSAEDPSEPVLGMTFESDEAAKAFYNEYARRLGFPFRVGRSRRSKGTEEVVVMKRFVCSREGMYKKKQTSPDDATRKRERMSMREGCNAMMEVVREADHWVVSKLEKAHNHDLGTCSAKVGYLRARGLLGGGSDKATMVGPDEMAFLRQNVLGEGGDAQGLLDYLKKMQANDPAFCHAIQVDKNGCVVNVFWADARAKAAYRHFGDAITFDTTYKKNKYMMPFVTFSGVNHHLQPVIFGCALLMEETEFSFIWLFETWLAAMGGKAPCSLVTDQNRAMKAAIGKVFPNSCHRFCKWNILSRTKQKLTHTYSEHPTLRDELESCVLESETISSFETTWMSIIDRYDLRKNSWLQAIYNIRQKWVPFYLMDTFFAETSPTWKLETMNDFYKKYFNSKTTLEVFLNQFDSSLAGRYEDEAKADMDASLNKATTKTASLIEKQAASTYTKAVFSKFQEEFTESLGFIIQKTEDGCISKYSITKHEDPSDTFYVTYNASNKMANCSCKYFEFSGILCRHILGVYIIVDPRTLPPEYFMKRWTRWARDDDALLEDNNNNTHDEDASQSTTSRYNALCADAIRCAEKGAGSEAVYKAAKDILQKAYEEIIAYERNPGRGSQRDAININEDVTIDDAMNDQSMPDSGRKVTNLLGQFLDSTWSPV